The Skermanella rosea sequence GGCGTCGGCCGACCGCTGGACGCGCCTGCTGGCCGCCCGCCTGCTCGACGAGACCGCGGTCCCCGCCGCCGGAGAAAACGCCATGCTCGACCTGATCCTGTTCCTCAAGACGCTTCCCCTGTTCCAGGCGCTGACCCTGGAGGAGGTGGGCTTCCTGGCGGAGCGGGCGGAAACCGCGACCCCTACCGCGGGAACGTCCCTGTTCGAGGCCGGCGAGCCGATCCGCTGTCTCTCGGTGATCCGCGCCGGCACCGCCGAACTGCGGATCGACGGGGTGCCGGTGGATCGCATCGGCGCCGGAGCCGCGTTCGGCGAGACCGCGTTCCTGGAAGGCGCGAGCCACCCCTTGAGCGGCGTCGCCGTGACGGACATGGTCGTGCTGCGGTTCCACCGCGCGCTGATCGCCGACCTGGTCGCCGAACACCCCATGGCGCTGCCGCCGCTCCTCGCCGACTGGCAGCGCCGGCTCGCCCGCCTCTACGGCCGGCTGGCCGAGCAGACCGCGGCCGGTCCGGGCAGGACCGGCGCCAGGCTGCAGCTGATCCACAGGACCGATGTCCAAGCCGCCGTCACAGCCACCGCCGCAGCCACCGTCACCGCCACCGCCACCGATGTCCATGCCGCCGCCAGGCAGGGGAGCCCCGACGAATGCGCCTGATCCACCGTGTCATCCTCATCCTGTCGGCAGCGGCGCTCGCGATGCTGGTGGGCAACGCCCTGGTCGTCCACCTGATCGTCGGCAAGGAGTTCAGGTCGATCGAAAGCTCCCTGGCGGAGCGTAACGCCGACCGCGCGGTCGATGCCGTTTCGGACAACCTGGCCCACCTGCGCGGCTCGGCCCTGGACTGGGCCACCTGGGACAGCAGCTACGCATTCATGCAGGGCGAGGGCGTCCGGGAGTTCGTCGCGCAGAACCTGGTGCCGCAGAGCTTCCAGGGCATCCGGATCAACCTGATGTATTTCGTCCGGTTCGACGGCACGGTGGCCTGGGGGGACATCCGCGACCTCGCGACGGGCGAGGCCGTGGACTTGCCGGAAATGTCCAAGGAGCTGCTGACGCCGGCCCAGCTCGCCCTGTTCTCCACCGGGGAGGGGGACGTGGCCGCCACCCCGTCGGGCATCCTGATGACCTCCAGGGGGCCGATGCTGGTCGTCAGCGCGCCGATCCTGCGGGCCGACGGCACGGGGCCGGCGGCCGGCTTACTGCTGCTGGGACGCTTCCTGGATGCCGGCCTGGTGGACCGGCTCGGCCGGCAGGTCCATGCCCGTTTCACCCTCGATCCGATCGACGCCGCCGGCGTCAAGGTCTCCGGCGATGCCTCGGCCGGCCCGGCGGCGCCGGCGGTCCAGGAACCGACCGGGGAGCTGCAGCGGGACCGGAGGGCGGAGGCGCCGCGGAACCGGGAGGTCACGGTCGGGGAGGATCACCTGACGGTCCGCACGGTCCTCAACGACATCGCGGGCAAGCCCGCCCTGGCTCTGGAGACCAGTTACGCCCGCACCATCAGCGAGGCGGGCAGCAGCATGGTCAACTACGTGATCGCGCTGATGGCCGCCGTGCTGGCGCTCGCCGGCCTGGCGATCCTGCTGATGCTGAACCGGACGGTCGTCAAGCCGGTCGCCCGCCTGATGCGGCGCGTCCTGGAGGCGCGCGGCTGCACCGCCCCGGAGTCCGCCGCGTCGGCCAGGCTTTCCGCCGCCGGGGGAACGCCCGACGAGATCGTGATCCTGGAGAACGAGTTCGAGCGCACGATCCAGCAGCTCGACGAGACCCAGAAGCGGCTGGTCGAGCAGAGCTTCTATACCGGCATGGCGGAGCTCGTCGGCGGCATGACCCACAATGTCCGCAACGCGCTGACCCCGATCTCGATCAAGCTGTGGCATATCGGGCGGGCGCTCGACATGGCGCATCTCGACAGGATGGAGGCCGCCGTCGGGCGGGTCGAGGCGGCGACCGCCGACCGGCAGGACTGCGCGCTGGCGGTGACGTACCTGAAGGCCTGCATGGAGCATCTGCGTACCAGCCACTCGACGATCGAGACCGACATCGGCGTGATCGGCGACCAAGCGACCCAGATCGAGCAGATCTTCTATGACCATGAGCGTTTCAGCCGGGCAAAACGTCAGGTTGAGACAATCGACATCTCCCGCGTGGTCGACGAGGCCTCGAAACTGTTGCAGAATGGCGAGAAGATCAGGATTGCGGTGGCACCCGAAGTGGCGAAATTGCCGGCGGTTCGCGGCCATCACGTCGTCCTGACCCAGGTGTTCGGCAACCTGATCGTGAATGCCGAGGAGTCGATCCTGGCGTCCGGCCACGGCACGGGGACGATCTCGATCGATGGCGAACTGGTGAGGCGCGACGGCGTGGACATGGTGGAACTGCACGTTTCCGACGATGGGCAAGGTATTCCGGAGGACAAGCTGGACCGGATCTTCGAGCGCGGCTACAGCACCCGCCGGGTTCACAGCGGCGGCATCGGGCTGCACTGGTGCGCGAACAGCCTGGCGGGAATGGGCGGCGGCATCTGGGCGGTCAGCGACGGCGTCGGCCGGGGCGCGCGGATGGTGGTCCGGCTCCCGGCCAGGAAGAAGGTCTTCAATTTCGACAGCCTGAAAGAGACGGCATGAGACCGACCGAGCCCTTTCGCGTCCTGGTGGCGGATGACGAGCCCATGCTGCTCGACAGCTACCGCTATGTCATCGACGACCTGGCGCCGAGGCGCGACCGCGTCACCGAGATCGGGGAACAGCTTTTCGGCCGGTCGGAAGACCCCGCGAACCTGGAGGTGGAGCTGGTCTGCGTACGCCAGGGCGAGCCGGCGGTCGCCCAGGTCGTCGAGGGGCTGCGGACCGGCCGGCCGTTCGGCGCGGCGTTCCTGGACGTGCGGATGCCGCCCGGCATGTCCGGGCTGGAGGCGGCCAAGCGCATCCGGGAACTGGACGGCCTGATCAGCATCGTGATCGTCAGCGGCTTCACCGGGGTGGACGCGCGCGAGATCACCCGCGACATCCCGCCGGCCGACCGCCTGTTCTTCCTGGCCAAGCCGTTCCAGGCCCGCGAACTCCAGCAATATGTCCTGTCCTTCTCCGCCCGGCACGAGAGCGACCGGAAGATCCTGGAGGCGGAGGCCGCGCGAAGCCGGAGCCTGCACCAGTATTGCGGCTGAGGGTACGGCGGATCGGATATCCGGCCGGCCCGGACTCCTGGTTAACCGCTCGGAAATGCATTCCCGCTAGGCTGCGGCGGAAAGCCGCTCAGTCCTGCCAAGGGTTTACAGTCCCATGCGCCGTCCCGCCGCCGCCGTCGCCCTCCTGCTCGCCCTAGGCGCCTGCCAGGCCGTTCCGCCCAGGCCGGAGGCGACGCTTACCCCCCCTCCGGCTCCCGTCGCGGCACCGCGGTTCGAGGCCGTCCCCGGGAAATGGGTCGCGGCCAAGGCGGCCAACCTGCGCGCCGGGCCCGGCACGGATTTCCAGATCATCGGCGGTGTGCGGCCGGGCGACCCGCTCGACGTGCTGGGCCGGGCGCCCGGGACCGAATGGCTCGCGGTGCGGCAGGGGAATTCACAGGCATTCATCCATACGCGGCTGACCCACCAGACCGACGAGCCCCCGCCGGTGACCCAGCGGGTCGTCGTCGCGACGCCGGCCCCGATCCGTCAGGTCGCCCCGGCCGCGCCCGTGGCTGTCCCGGCACCGTCCGGCACGCCGGCAACCGTTCCGGTCGCCACGCCCGCCGCCCCGGCCGGTTCGGTCGCCCTGGTCGGTTCGCAGACCCGGACCGGGGCGGCGTCGAGGGGCGTCGGCGGATGGGTGGCGACCGGCGATCCCGTCCCGCTCAGGCCGATCGCCCGCTGACCGAGCGAAGCGCCGCCCGCCGCTTCGGCGCCGGCAGGGTGACGGTCACCGTCGTGCCGCGTCCCGGTTCGCTGGACAGGTCGAGCCGGCCGCCGTGCAGTTCCGCCAGCATCTTGGCCAGCGGCAAGCCGAGCCCGGTGCCCTGGTGGCGCCGCGACATCGAGTCGTCCAGCTGGCGGAAGGGCTCCAGGGCGATCCGGATATCCTCCGGCCGCATGCCGACCCCGGTATCCCGCACGCTGATCTCCAGCCCTCCCTCCGCCGGGAGGCGGACGGCGACATCGACGCGTCCCCCGGTCGGGGTGAACTTCACGGCGTTGGACAGCAGGTTGAGGATGATCTGGCGCAGCCGCACCTTGTCGGCGGTGATCTCGACCGGGTGCGGGGGCAGGTTGGTCTCCAGCGCCACGCGGCCCTGGTCCGCCTCGCTCGCCATCAGTCCGGCGCACGACTTAACCAGGGCGGAGACATCGACGGTTTCCGGGTGTAGCTCCATGCGCCCGGCTTCGACCTTCGACAGGTCGAGCACGTCGCCGATCACCTCCAGCAGGTGCGAGCCGGAGGTGTTGATGGCGGCGGCGTATTCCTTCTGCTTGGGCGTCAGCGGCCCGAAGAACTCGCGCAGCAGCATGTCGGAGAAGCCGATGATCGCATTCAGCGGCGTTCGCAGCTCGTGGCTCATGTTCGCCAGGAAGTGGCTCTTGACCCGGCTCGCCGCTTCCGCCTCGGCGCAGGCGTCGAGCGCCCGCTGTTCCGCAAGGCGCCGCGCGGTCACGTCGGTGTGGGTTCCGACCATGCGGCGCGCGGCGCCTTGGGCGTTGCGCGTCACGACCCTGCCGCGCGCCAGGATCCAGTGCCAGCTGCCGTCCTTCGCCCGCATCCGGTGCTCCACCTCGTAGACGGCGCTGCGGCCCAGGCGGCATTCGGCCAGGGCCTGCATCACCTCCGGCAGGTCGTCGGGATGGACCAGGCTCTCCCACGCACCCGTCCTGGGCGCGATCTCGTCCGGCCGGTAGCCCAGCATGGTAGCCCAACGCGCGCTGAAATGGGCCTCGCCGGTTTCGATGTTCCAGTCCCACAGCCCGTCGCGGGCCGCGTCCAGCGCCAGCGCCAGCCGCTCCTCGCTGGAGGCCAGATGCTCGGCGAACTGCCGGGCGCGCGACAGGACGAGGGCGAGCAGCAGCCCCATGATCAGCCCGACCACCAGGAGAGGGGGAAGGAACCAGTTCAGGAAGTCGCGTCCCGGGGTAGGCGGAATCCAGCTCAGCGTCGCCAGCGCGTTCCCCACGGGCGACCGCAAGGGTGCGGTCAGCGAGCCCGCTTTCTCCGCTTCGGGCGGCAGGAGCGCGAAGTCATGGACATGGGCGGTCTGGCCGATTTGGGCGAGGAACCTGTCGTCCATCCGGCGCAGGATGGCCAGCGTGCCGAGCGGCGGCGGTTCGGCGAAGTCGGTGCTGTCCATTTCCGGCGTGAAGCGCGAGACCGCCGCGACATGGAGGGAGCCGCCGAGATCAAGAACTCCCGTCGCCACCACGGGCTCCGTCGGCCCGGACGCCATGGCCTCGCGGATCATCCGGCGGAGGTCCGGATCGGCGCCGATCTCCTGGCCGCCCTCCGCC is a genomic window containing:
- a CDS encoding CHASE4 domain-containing protein; its protein translation is MRLIHRVILILSAAALAMLVGNALVVHLIVGKEFRSIESSLAERNADRAVDAVSDNLAHLRGSALDWATWDSSYAFMQGEGVREFVAQNLVPQSFQGIRINLMYFVRFDGTVAWGDIRDLATGEAVDLPEMSKELLTPAQLALFSTGEGDVAATPSGILMTSRGPMLVVSAPILRADGTGPAAGLLLLGRFLDAGLVDRLGRQVHARFTLDPIDAAGVKVSGDASAGPAAPAVQEPTGELQRDRRAEAPRNREVTVGEDHLTVRTVLNDIAGKPALALETSYARTISEAGSSMVNYVIALMAAVLALAGLAILLMLNRTVVKPVARLMRRVLEARGCTAPESAASARLSAAGGTPDEIVILENEFERTIQQLDETQKRLVEQSFYTGMAELVGGMTHNVRNALTPISIKLWHIGRALDMAHLDRMEAAVGRVEAATADRQDCALAVTYLKACMEHLRTSHSTIETDIGVIGDQATQIEQIFYDHERFSRAKRQVETIDISRVVDEASKLLQNGEKIRIAVAPEVAKLPAVRGHHVVLTQVFGNLIVNAEESILASGHGTGTISIDGELVRRDGVDMVELHVSDDGQGIPEDKLDRIFERGYSTRRVHSGGIGLHWCANSLAGMGGGIWAVSDGVGRGARMVVRLPARKKVFNFDSLKETA
- a CDS encoding response regulator, encoding MRPTEPFRVLVADDEPMLLDSYRYVIDDLAPRRDRVTEIGEQLFGRSEDPANLEVELVCVRQGEPAVAQVVEGLRTGRPFGAAFLDVRMPPGMSGLEAAKRIRELDGLISIVIVSGFTGVDAREITRDIPPADRLFFLAKPFQARELQQYVLSFSARHESDRKILEAEAARSRSLHQYCG
- a CDS encoding SH3 domain-containing protein: MRRPAAAVALLLALGACQAVPPRPEATLTPPPAPVAAPRFEAVPGKWVAAKAANLRAGPGTDFQIIGGVRPGDPLDVLGRAPGTEWLAVRQGNSQAFIHTRLTHQTDEPPPVTQRVVVATPAPIRQVAPAAPVAVPAPSGTPATVPVATPAAPAGSVALVGSQTRTGAASRGVGGWVATGDPVPLRPIAR
- a CDS encoding sensor histidine kinase encodes the protein MMVLPGSPLVRRLVIPVVFMFAVGAATIFGLASISASWQDKQAAAESRRMVEHALAEEKAALAVLAKDYTWWDEPITRLFIEFDADYADSDFGGYLIDQHGAAAVFVFNEGGAQIYSRTDDRFGGGAEGGQEIGADPDLRRMIREAMASGPTEPVVATGVLDLGGSLHVAAVSRFTPEMDSTDFAEPPPLGTLAILRRMDDRFLAQIGQTAHVHDFALLPPEAEKAGSLTAPLRSPVGNALATLSWIPPTPGRDFLNWFLPPLLVVGLIMGLLLALVLSRARQFAEHLASSEERLALALDAARDGLWDWNIETGEAHFSARWATMLGYRPDEIAPRTGAWESLVHPDDLPEVMQALAECRLGRSAVYEVEHRMRAKDGSWHWILARGRVVTRNAQGAARRMVGTHTDVTARRLAEQRALDACAEAEAASRVKSHFLANMSHELRTPLNAIIGFSDMLLREFFGPLTPKQKEYAAAINTSGSHLLEVIGDVLDLSKVEAGRMELHPETVDVSALVKSCAGLMASEADQGRVALETNLPPHPVEITADKVRLRQIILNLLSNAVKFTPTGGRVDVAVRLPAEGGLEISVRDTGVGMRPEDIRIALEPFRQLDDSMSRRHQGTGLGLPLAKMLAELHGGRLDLSSEPGRGTTVTVTLPAPKRRAALRSVSGRSA